The window CCACATTGTACGGGTTCCACAAACAAACACGTGGGATGATGTGTGTCTTAAAGGACTGTTTCGCGCTGTCATCGGTGTGACTGAAGTAATAATGCCAACGACAATCCGTCATCACCGGATGAATCTTAGGAGCCTTTGATGCCCACTCACCACCATCGAAAGTCACTCCATCGGATACGTTGTGTGGCCAGTTAGTGGTTGGAGGGAATCTGGTGGAGTCACTACCGCTATGTTTCGTCTGGGCAGTGATAGAACCATCTGATAGCCCGCTAAGTTCTTTCATCCGCCCCCAATAACGAAGTCCTCCGAACGATGGCCCGAGCACACCGTGGTAGCGTCCTGGTATGATGGGATAATCACTTGAAAAGGCATGTGACGCGACCGATGCCCCAGGCGATGCCATGGTGATGGATGCTTGCTGGGGATCACCGAATAACAGCGGGGTGAGATCCTTTTTCAAACCACCTAATGCGGTATCCACAAACAAGCCTGCTCCATCGGTTGTCAAGTGGTGAAAATGCGAGCCGAACGCCCTGGCCAATGCCTCGCGTTGGGATGCCGTGGATGCCGTCATGGCCGCCGTCTTGTAGCTTGCCACTTTTCCGAACCGAGCCCTGCCGCTCTCCAAATAATTTGTGTATGGTGTGGCTCCTGATGAGGTTTTCACCCCTGCCGGGTTGTCCGTCTGGCTTGCAAGAAACGGAATATCCGCATCGACCGTTCTGTCCGGGAGCAGTGCGATGGACGCCTTCTGGTTATTATCAGAAACATACCAGCCGTATGCCCCTGTGGCAGCCAGCCCGCTATCGCTTGCGACTTCCACTTTTTCCACCAGGACGCGGTTCCCCAGGTAATCGGACGCAGTAACATCGTCACCGAGTGTTCCCCGGCCAAGGATTTCAAGCACGTTGGGATCGGAGAGGCTCAACGCCGAAGCTGGGTTTGCCGCCTGGGACGAGCTACTGACAAGCCACCCTTGAAGCAACTCATCGCGCCAACCCTTGTTCTGGAGGTGACCCACGCTTTCACGCAGGTCGGAGTAAATTCCTTCGTTAGGGTAAGGTGTCCCGCTGCCACCCGATGGAGCTTTGCCGATCAACGGCCACTCTTTGCCACTCGTTTGATAGGTTGTTTTCCAAATCCCGAGCCAGTTCCTGTTAGCCAAAGGCGTTCCACCTGATGGGTTTTCCAGAATAGCGGCCCGTGCTGTGACCCTTTGGTCTGGCCCGGCGTGTTTTTGCAACTCCCCGATCGCCAGCATCAGTGCCATCCGCGCATTGGCACGTGCCTCTTCTTGGTGGCCGGCATGGTTTGCCTGCCTGATTTCTATCGCAGCCAGAGACATAAAACCCACTGCAATCAATAGAAGCAGCACCATCACCGAAACCGTCGCAACCAAAGCAAAGCCTGGTGAGTTTTTTGGCCGTCGGGGTTTGGATGGGAATGGCTGGTTCATTTTTCATAGTTCGCTCACAATGCTACCAGCTTGGTGACGCTGCTTGGCACATCTTTGCCCAGTAGTTCAAACATTGTTTCATTGGTAATGGGGGGACGGTGCATACTTTATGTAACTTCAGTATTTTGGAACCATATCCATGGCCAAAAAGCGTTGCAAACACAAAGTGCATACTAATTTGGCTTTCCGGCATCATTTTTCATAGTGGCAATTCCGTCAAACTCCTGTAAAACCCAGGCCATGAATCATCTTGAAGTAGCGAAGCAGGCAGCATGCCAGGCGGGGGCGTTCCTAAAGGAGCACTTTGGTAAACCGCTCGACGTGGACGAAGCAAAACACCACGATATCAAGCTCGCGCTCGACCGCGAAAGCCAGGATCTGATCACCCGCGTGCTGCTCGGGGAATTCCCCGACCACGCGATCTACGGCGAAGAGGGGGTGGCCGGCAACCAGGATAGCGAGTACCAGTGGATTGTTGATCCCATCGACGGTACCGTGAACTTTTTCTACGGTATCCCCCACTACTGTGTCTCGATCGCCCTCCGCCACGCCGGCGAACTCATTGTGGGCGTGATCTACGACCCGAGTATGGATGATCTCTGGGAGGTCAAAAAAGGTGGCCCCGCCCTGCTGAACGGGAAGCCTATTTCTGTCAGTGCACGCACCAGGCTGGAGGAATCAGCGTTATTTGTCGGGTGTGGCAAGGACGAGGCCTCATTGGCCACAGGGCTTGAACGTTTCCGGAAAGCCTCACTGCGGGCACGGAAAATGCGGATGATGGGATCGGCGGCCCTTGGCATGGCCTACATTGCCTCGGGCCGACTGGATGCCTATGTTGAGTCGAGGATTTCGCTTTGGGACATCGCCGCCGGCCAACTTCTGCTAGAAGCAGCCGGAGGCAAAACCGACCTTACGGAAATCCCAGGAATCACTGATGCCTGGTCGATCGTGGCGACCAATGGCAAGATCCCGATCGAAGAAATCCTCTAACACACCCACTATAACAGCCCCCTGGCCTTCTCGAAATCATGCTCGCTGATACAGCAGGGATCAGCCGCTACCCAGTGGTTTTTTTCAATCTCTACGAGAGACATGTCCATACCGATGGTCGACTCATATAACGGGTGGTTGATCCGATGGCCGAAGGCGCTCCCTGCAGGCGGATTGATCGGCGAGGGAATCTCACCTTCAAGATGCACACGGTCTTTAGCTGCCGTGGGATCCGGCTCCGGGATGGCGGAGATCAGCGCCTTGGTGTAGGCGTGTCTGGGGTTTTTGTAAATGTCATCGGCATCGGCAAGCTCGACGATCTTCCCAAGATACATCACGGCAACGCGATCTGAGATGTGTTTCACCACCGCCAGGTCATGCGCAATAAAGAGATAGGCAAGGTTGAACTCCTCCTGAAGATCGAGCAGCAGATTAAGCACCTGGCTTTGGACAGAGACATCAAGCGCGGATACCGGTTCATCGAGCACAATCATCTCGGGGTTCAGTGCCAGTGCGCGGGCGATACCGATGCGTTGGCGCTGACCACCTGAAAACTCAAACGAAAACCGCTGCGCTGCGGTTTTGGGCATCCCAACGCGTTCCAGCAGCTGCTCGACCATATCCCGGCGTGTCGCCTTGGTACCAATGCCTTGCACCTCTAACGGCTCGGCTATAATCTGACCTACCGACATCCTCGAGTTCAAGGACTCTGCGGGGTCCTGGAAAACCATCTGCATGTTTTTACGGATGGGACGTAGCTGCGATTGTGAGAGGTGGGTGATCGGCACGCCTTGAAATACAATCGAGCCAGCCGTCGGATTGGTGAGCCGGACAATACATTTCCCCAACGTTGATTTACCGCAGCCTGACTCACCCACCAGCCCGAGGGTCTCCCCCTGGTTGATGGTTAGAGAAACCCCGTCAACGGCTTTGACGGCAGCAACCTGGCGCGAGAGTACACCACCTTTCACAGGAAAATGCATTTTCAAATCGCGAATTTCTAGGATGGGATCGGACATCGTGGGTTAGACTGAAGCTTGGGGTTGCAGGTCGACGCACTTGGGGCATGCTTCGACCCAGTGGTCTTTGGAGATTTCCACAAAGGGAGCCCTGTTTTTCAAGGTATCACCGGTTCTTTCCATGCGTTGGCAGAATCGGCATCCCGGGACAAAATCCTTGATGGAGGCGACCTGGCCTTCGATGGTGTTGAGCTTTGACTTGCGGGCTGTGGCCAGCGTAGGGATCGCATTGAGCAGGCCTTTGGTGTAGGCATGCCGGGGCGAGGCGTAGAGTTCCTTGACCGGAGCGCGTTCGACCACGCGTCCGGCATACATTACAACCACCTCATCACAGTGACCGGCGATCACACCCAGGTCGTGGGTAATCAGGATGGTTGACATCCCCATTTCATTCTGAAGGTCCTCCATCAGTTCAAGAATCTGCGATTGGACCGTGACATCGAGTGCCGTCGTCGGCTCGTCAGCGATAAGCAGATCCGGTTTGCATGCCAGGGCGATGGCAATCACAACACGCTGACGCATACCACCGGACAGCTGGTGCGGATATTCCATCACCCTGCGTTCAGGAGCGGGAATCCCCACCTTGTCGAGTAACTCCACGGATTCCTTCAAGGCTTCACGTTTACTCATACCCCGATGGAGAACCAGCGACTCGGAGATTTGCTTGCCGATTCTGTGGCATGGGTTCAGAGCCGTCATCGGCTCCTGGAAAATCACCCCGATCTCCCCCCCACGCACTTCGTGCATCCGGTCATCACTGGCCTGGCAAAGATCCTCACCTTTAAAAATGATCTGGCCTTCGAGGATATGCCCCATGGGTTTGGGTAACAAGCTTACGATCGACATCGCGGTGACACTCTTGCCGCAACCTGACTCGCCGACAACACCGACGGTCTTACCCTTGGGCACCCGGAAGGAAACACCATCGACGGCACGCAACCACTCGCCGTTTTCCATCCGGAAGGCGGTGATCAGGTCTTTGACTTCAAGAAGATTATCGCTCACTAGGATCTCCTTCCTCTTCAGTTGTGTTAGGGTATCTGGTCGGCACCTCGCTGTTCTCACCCGGATCGGGCTTGGGGATCTCGATACCCGGCTTCTCCGGTTCTGTTGTCCTTGAATCCGGGGGGGCCGGCTTTTCCGGGCTAACAGGCTGGACCGGTTCGACACCGTCCTTGAAGACATCGATCACTTTTTGCACCTCGGGGAATTTGTGGCCACTACGCATCGCCTTGAGGGTTTCCTCTTTCATATCCTCATCGATCCACAACACATGGCTCTCCAGGGGTTCGTAAATGACGGGCACGTTAAAGGGCGTGTCCTTGGTATCCGGCCACCGAAGCCAACGCCACGAGCCGATCCTGACATAATCGGTCATCCAAGCCGGTGAGAAAAGCGCTTCATCGTGCACAATTTGTTGTATCTCCCAACTGTATTCCCTCACCTTCTCTGTGGTGCGGGCATTACGCAATCCGGTAACGAGCTTGTCCATTTTCGGGTCGGCATAGCTATTGATATTGTTGGTTTGCTGCTTGGGCTTACCTTCAGCATCGACTGCATTACTCGAGTGGAAAAACTGATAGTAACGAGGAAACGGAGGCGTTGCCCCCCACCCCCATATGACCATGTCGTGTTCCTTTTTCATCACCGTCTTGTAGAAGACGGTTGATTCCTGTCCATCAGCCCTGAGTTCCATACCGGCTTTCTTGGCCTCCTCTTTGAGAATCGCCACGACCATCGGGTAGTAGGCTGTCCGCGGGTAGCTGATATTGATGGCCAGGGGAGTGCCGGAGGGTTTGCGCAATATCCCATCGGGCCCTTCCTCGGTGTAACCAGCCTTGGCAAAAAACTCACGGGCGGTGGCAGGCGAGAAATCACGCGCTTTCACATGTGGATTGGTGTATTCCCCAAACCCTTGGCTGAGTTGCTGGAGGCGGGAAAAGTCGCCACGGAAAATGACATCGATGACCTTCTGCCAGTTCAGGGCGTGAGCAATTCCACGGCGTGTGTTGACGTCCTCAAGCATGGGGCGCATGACATTGAGATAAGCGCCGCGGGGCACACGTGGATACTGGGTATAGAATTTGTAGCGCTCGATGTAGCCGTTGTACACCGGTTTGATCTCCGTCTTCTCATACCAGAGGTCGGGGCGGGTCAGATAATAAGCATCGAGCTGCCCCGCCCTGAAAAGTTCAAAGGCTTTTGAGTCGTCCCGGATGGTGGTGTAGACTATCTTGTCGGGATTAAAACGGTAACGGTAGTATTTCTTTTTCTGGGCCCACCAGTCCTTGTCTCTTGTGAGGGTAATCGAAACACCTTTTTTAATATCATTGTCCTTCACATAATAGGCCGCGGTTGTCGGCGCAACCTTCCACTGGTAGTAATCGACATAATCCGCCGCATAATCTTTATAGAAATGCGATGCAGCCGGGGTCAATGCGGCGAAATAAGGCATCAATGGCTGTGACTCAGGCAGGGTCACCGAGACATACTTGTTTCCGTAGGTCGCCACTTGCGCAATCTGCGCCCTGAAGTATTGTTTCATGTAGGGGTCGGAAACATTGTCTGAAACCCTGATGTAGACGAAAGTATGAAAATCGCGGGCGGTCACGGCAACGCCGTCATTGTATTTTGCGTCCGGGTCCAACTCATAATACACCGTCTCCCCCCCTTTGCTCACAGCCCATCTGCGCGCCACACCAGGGATGATCTTATTGGTCAGCGGGTGCATGCCTACCAAGCCTATTTCAAGTTCATCGTAAATCCTACCGCGAAAGCTGTTGTTTGCCTCTTTGCCGAACGGGCGCACCGTCGGTGGAAAATCCAGCATGTAGAAATTCAAGATCCCGCCTTTGATAGCTCTGGGATCCCCGATTTCCGGTTCATTCGCACCATCCTCCCAAACCAGGTCCTTTGGAATGTCCGACTCTTCTTTTTTAGCGAAGTAATCGCCCAGGGATTCGCGAAACTCGATCCGCTCGATAGCCCGTTCATTTTCCTCGATGGTGTCCTGTAGAGCTGTCTTTTTTTTCCCGGACGCCGACACCAGCTGCTCCCGGGCTTTTTCGATGATCTTCTTGTGGTTTGCCTTTTCCTCAGCCAGCCAGCCCTTGATATAATTATTGTACTTGGGAATAAACGCATCGAGACCCAGGCTGCGCTCGAACTGCTCTTCCTTTTCCTCACAACCTGAGAGCCCGAAGGCAATCACACCTGCGATCAAACTGCTGGAGATTAATTTGAGATGCCGGTTCATTACTTGTAGAAGGTGAATTTTTTAGGATCAAAGGCTTCCCTGACCGCTTCACCGATGAAGGTGACGAGGATCAGCAGGGAAACCAGGCAGAGGAATGCTGAACTAACCAGCCATGGTGCAGACAGGTTTCCGAGCCCATCCTTCAGCAGGGTTCCCCAGGTGGCGTATTTCGGTGGCAGTCCGAATCCAAGGTAGTCAAGCGAGGTCAATCCCATGATCAGTCCGGACACCGAAAACGGCACGAGGGTCACCAGGATGGCCACCGCATTCGGGAGAATGTGTTTAAAAATGATCCGCGGGGTGCTACAGCCAATCACCCGACTGGCGGCCACGTAGTCGCGCGCCTTTTCCTTCAGTGCTGCCGTTCTCATCAGGTAGGTCATGCCCATCCATCCGAAGACAATCAAAATCAATAGGATGACACCAAGCCCCGACTTCTCCTTGATCGTGATCGGCACCGAAGAACTGACGATGATGATCACAAACAAGAAAGGAATGTTAGAGAAAATTTCAATGAGGCGCTGTACGACGAGATCAAACACTCCACCGAAGAATCCCATCAGCAAACCAATGGAAATACCAATCGAATAGATCGCTGGAATGTAGAACATGGCCGCCTTGAAGTT of the Akkermansiaceae bacterium genome contains:
- a CDS encoding ABC transporter ATP-binding protein; the protein is MSDPILEIRDLKMHFPVKGGVLSRQVAAVKAVDGVSLTINQGETLGLVGESGCGKSTLGKCIVRLTNPTAGSIVFQGVPITHLSQSQLRPIRKNMQMVFQDPAESLNSRMSVGQIIAEPLEVQGIGTKATRRDMVEQLLERVGMPKTAAQRFSFEFSGGQRQRIGIARALALNPEMIVLDEPVSALDVSVQSQVLNLLLDLQEEFNLAYLFIAHDLAVVKHISDRVAVMYLGKIVELADADDIYKNPRHAYTKALISAIPEPDPTAAKDRVHLEGEIPSPINPPAGSAFGHRINHPLYESTIGMDMSLVEIEKNHWVAADPCCISEHDFEKARGLL
- a CDS encoding ABC transporter ATP-binding protein, which encodes MENGEWLRAVDGVSFRVPKGKTVGVVGESGCGKSVTAMSIVSLLPKPMGHILEGQIIFKGEDLCQASDDRMHEVRGGEIGVIFQEPMTALNPCHRIGKQISESLVLHRGMSKREALKESVELLDKVGIPAPERRVMEYPHQLSGGMRQRVVIAIALACKPDLLIADEPTTALDVTVQSQILELMEDLQNEMGMSTILITHDLGVIAGHCDEVVVMYAGRVVERAPVKELYASPRHAYTKGLLNAIPTLATARKSKLNTIEGQVASIKDFVPGCRFCQRMERTGDTLKNRAPFVEISKDHWVEACPKCVDLQPQASV
- a CDS encoding inositol monophosphatase, with amino-acid sequence MNHLEVAKQAACQAGAFLKEHFGKPLDVDEAKHHDIKLALDRESQDLITRVLLGEFPDHAIYGEEGVAGNQDSEYQWIVDPIDGTVNFFYGIPHYCVSIALRHAGELIVGVIYDPSMDDLWEVKKGGPALLNGKPISVSARTRLEESALFVGCGKDEASLATGLERFRKASLRARKMRMMGSAALGMAYIASGRLDAYVESRISLWDIAAGQLLLEAAGGKTDLTEIPGITDAWSIVATNGKIPIEEIL